One region of Quercus lobata isolate SW786 chromosome 2, ValleyOak3.0 Primary Assembly, whole genome shotgun sequence genomic DNA includes:
- the LOC115970578 gene encoding uncharacterized protein LOC115970578, whose protein sequence is MSRSPAEDHSQALKRAKVRVPLILGFSDEDMVGTIQPHEDALVVTLRIGGYDVRRVMVDQGSTVDVMYPDLYKGLGLKSEDLTTYNSPLVSFEGRLVTPKGLIRLPVQAGTDIVEVDFIVVDVFSPYTAIMGRPWLHTLKAISSTLHQKVKYPSGDQVLEIVGNQAVARQYQVAAIQHRPEAETSATADNEP, encoded by the coding sequence ATGTCCCGATCCCCGGCCGAGGATCATTCCCAAGCTTTGAAGAGGGCCAAGGTGCGTGTCCCCCTGATTCTAGGCTTTTCAGATGAGGATATGGTTGGGACCATACAGCCTCATGAGGATGCTTTGGTGGTAACACTGAGAATTGGTGGGTATGACGTTAGAagggtgatggttgatcagggtaGCACTGTGGATGTAATGTATCCAGACTTGTACAAGGGGTTAGGTTTGAAGTCGGAGGACTTAACAACCTACAACTCTCCTCTGgtaagttttgagggaaggcTGGTCACTCCTAAAGGACTGATTAGGCTGCCTGTGCAAGCAGGTACGGATAttgtggaggtggattttatcgTTGTAGATGTCTTTTCTCCGTACACGGCCAttatgggcagaccttggcttcacacccTTAAAGCGATCTCGTCTACtctgcatcagaaggtgaagtacccatccggagaccaagtgTTGGAAATAGTAGGGAATCAGGCGGTTGCTCGGCAATACCAAGTCGCGGCTATACAACATCGGCCAGaagcagaaacctcggctacggCCGACAATGAGCCATAG
- the LOC115978368 gene encoding oleosin S1-2-like — translation MAERDRPVHRLQAHPQHQHGGGMKSHYQQRGPSTTKVLAVLALLPVGGTLLALSGLTLLCSVIGIAVSTPLLIIFSPVLVPAAIVIGLAVTGILCAEAFGLTGLSSLSWFLNHIRMKARRALPQEVDQAKRRMQDMAG, via the coding sequence ATGGCTGAGCGTGATCGTCCAGTACACCGGCTCCAAGCCCACCCACAACACCAACATGGGGGTGGCATGAAGTCCCATTATCAACAAAGGGGTCCATCAACAACCAAAGTTCTAGCAGTCCTTGCTCTCCTCCCTGTGGGTGGGACACTGCTTGCACTTTCTGGCTTGACACTCCTTTGTAGTGTCATTGGGATAGCTGTGTCCACACCACTCTTAATCATCTTCAGCCCAGTTCTTGTCCCAGCTGCCATTGTTATAGGCCTAGCTGTTACTGGGATTTTGTGTGCTGAAGCTTTTGGGTTGACCGGGCTTTCATCACTCTCTTGGTTCCTGAATCACATTAGGATGAAGGCCAGAAGGGCTTTGCCACAAGAGGTGGACCAAGCCAAGAGGCGCATGCAGGACATGGCAGGTTAA
- the LOC115976600 gene encoding protein ANTHESIS POMOTING FACTOR 1: MTSLTELDDDTVRTMSIGAVFSDFLGKINSIDFHRKEDLLVTASEDDSVRFYDIANAKLVKTTYHKKHGADRICFTHHPNSVICSSRYNLETTGESLRYLSMYDNRCLRYFKGHKERVVSLCMSPINDSFMSGSLDHSVRIWDLRVNACQGILRLRGRPTVAYDQQGLVFAVAMEGGAIKLFDSRSYDKGPFDTFLVGGDTAEVCDIKFSNDGKSMLLTTTNNNIYVLDAYGGEKRCGFSLEPSPTANIEATFTPDGQYVVSGSGDGTMHAWSINRRNEVASWNSHIGVASCLKWAPRRAMFVAASTVLTFWIPDNSKLNADPASASISMDTEAPTQSELTSQ; encoded by the exons atgaCTTCGCTTACGGAGCTCGACGACGATACGGTGCGCACCATGTCCATTGGAGCTGTATTTTCAGACTTC CTTGGGAAGATAAATTCAATTGATTTTCATAGGAAGGAAGATTTACTTGTTACGGCCAGTGAGGATGATTCTGTGCGATTCTATGACATTGCTAATGCTAA GTTGGTCAAGACCACGTATCATAAGAAGCATGGTGCTGATCGTATATGCTTTACCCACCACCCTAACTCTGTTATATGTTCTTCAAGATACAATTTGGAGACCACTGGAG AATCCTTGCGGTATCTATCAATGTATGATAATCGGTGCCTTCGTTACTTCAAAGGGCATAAAGAGAG AGTCGTTTCCCTCTGCATGTCTCCAATCAATGATAGCTTCATGTCCGGTTCTCTTGATCACAGTGTTAGAATATGGGATCTTCGTGTAAATGCTTGCCAG GGGATTCTTCGCTTGCGTGGTAGACCTACAGTTGCATATGACCAACAAGGCCTTGTTTTTGCTGTGGCAATGGAAGGGGGTGCTATTAAATTGTTTGATTCACGTTCCTATGACAAG GGTCCCTTTGACACCTTTTTAGTTGGTGGAGATACTGCTGAGGTTTGCGATATCAAATTTAGCAACGATGGAAAATCAATGCTATTGACAACGACTAATAACAACATATATGTTCTTGATGCATACGGAGGAGAGAAG CGTTGTGGGTTCAGTTTGGAACCATCTCCGACAGCAAATATAGAGGCAACATTTACACCAGATGGCCAGTACGTGGTCTCAG gCTCAGGAGATGGAACCATGCATGCTTGGAGCATAAACAGGCGAAATGAG GTGGCAAGCTGGAACAGCCACATTGGTGTGGCATCGTGCTTAAAGTGGGCTCCTCGTAGAGCCATGTTTGTTGCTGCATCAACTGTTCTCACGTTTTGGATACCCGACAATTCCAAGTTAAATGCTGACCCTGCTTCTGCTTCTATTTCTATGGACACTGAAGCTCCAACCCAATCCGAACTTACATCTCAATGA